In Actinomycetes bacterium, the following are encoded in one genomic region:
- a CDS encoding S24/S26 family peptidase yields MRPLGLGRVLVRGRSMEPTLLDGDHLLVRWGGRPRPGQLVVVRWPGRPLSVKRAGNLDDEGWWVERDNPAEGTDSWSAGPLTADQVLGVVLLRVWPLRRRRVT; encoded by the coding sequence GTGCGACCGCTCGGGCTGGGCCGCGTCCTGGTCCGCGGACGCTCGATGGAGCCGACCCTGCTCGACGGTGACCACCTCCTGGTCCGCTGGGGCGGTCGGCCGCGGCCCGGACAGCTGGTGGTCGTCCGGTGGCCGGGCCGACCCCTGTCCGTCAAGCGGGCAGGGAATCTGGACGACGAGGGCTGGTGGGTCGAGCGGGACAATCCGGCCGAGGGCACCGACTCGTGGTCGGCCGGCCCCCTCACCGCCGACCAGGTGCTGGGTGTCGTCCTGCTCCGTGTCTGGCCGCTGCGCCGACGGCGGGTGACCTGA
- the sodN gene encoding superoxide dismutase, Ni, giving the protein MLSRLLTPRTVVHAHCDLPCGVYDPAQARIEAESIKMIIQKAGENSDPDFRTRAILIKEQRAELVKHHLWVLWTDYFKPPHFEKYPELHGLFNEATKLAGASGAKGSMDADVAQKLLDKIAEIDKIFWETKQA; this is encoded by the coding sequence GTGCTCTCGCGTCTGCTCACCCCGAGGACCGTCGTCCACGCGCACTGCGACCTGCCGTGCGGCGTCTACGACCCGGCTCAGGCCCGTATCGAGGCCGAGTCGATCAAGATGATCATCCAGAAGGCCGGCGAGAACTCGGACCCGGACTTCCGCACCCGCGCCATCCTGATCAAGGAGCAGCGGGCCGAGCTGGTCAAGCACCACCTGTGGGTGCTCTGGACCGACTACTTCAAGCCGCCGCACTTCGAGAAGTACCCGGAGCTGCACGGCCTGTTCAACGAGGCGACCAAGCTCGCAGGGGCCAGCGGCGCCAAGGGCTCGATGGACGCCGACGTCGCGCAGAAGCTCCTGGACAAGATCGCCGAGATCGACAAGATCTTCTGGGAGACCAAGCAGGCGTAG
- the bioD gene encoding dethiobiotin synthase has translation MSVLVVSGTDTGVGKTVVTAAVAALAATRGARVAVVKPAQTGAAVGYPGDLDDVRRLAGVTDLHEHARFPEPLSPAAAARHGKLPALDLHDSAARIRGLAADRDLVVVEGAGGLLVRYDAEGLTIADLARELAAPVLVVADPALGTLNHTALTLEALAHRGIVLAGVVLGSWPGDPDLACRSNVRDLEMLAARPLAGAVRAGAGDLDAPEFLLAARDGLGPGLGGGFDAADFRRAADRRD, from the coding sequence GTGAGCGTCCTGGTGGTGAGCGGCACCGACACCGGAGTCGGCAAGACCGTCGTCACGGCCGCCGTCGCCGCACTCGCCGCCACCCGCGGCGCGCGGGTCGCCGTCGTCAAGCCGGCCCAGACCGGCGCAGCGGTCGGCTACCCGGGCGACCTCGACGACGTACGCCGCCTGGCGGGTGTCACCGACCTGCACGAGCACGCCCGCTTCCCGGAGCCGCTCTCCCCCGCTGCCGCCGCGCGGCACGGCAAGCTGCCGGCGCTCGACCTGCACGACAGCGCGGCCCGCATCCGCGGCCTGGCCGCCGACCGCGACCTGGTCGTCGTCGAAGGCGCCGGCGGCCTCCTCGTGCGGTACGACGCCGAGGGGCTCACCATCGCCGACCTGGCGCGCGAGCTGGCCGCGCCGGTGCTCGTCGTGGCCGACCCCGCGCTGGGCACCCTCAACCACACCGCGCTGACCCTCGAGGCGCTGGCGCACCGGGGCATCGTCCTGGCCGGGGTGGTCCTCGGCTCGTGGCCCGGCGACCCGGACCTGGCCTGCCGCTCCAACGTGCGCGACCTCGAGATGCTCGCCGCCCGTCCGCTGGCCGGCGCAGTGCGGGCCGGTGCCGGCGACCTCGACGCACCGGAGTTCCTGCTCGCCGCGCGCGACGGGCTGGGGCCGGGGCTGGGCGGGGGCTTCGATGCGGCAGACTTCCGGCGT